The following coding sequences are from one Microtus pennsylvanicus isolate mMicPen1 chromosome 1, mMicPen1.hap1, whole genome shotgun sequence window:
- the Ssc4d gene encoding scavenger receptor cysteine-rich domain-containing group B protein → MGPSEEPSTGWTHKKAEIEMGPQPEEWSRGWKPGEGGAAPLPLPPALSLLLLFPLASALQPTPLPFPELRLVGGPSRCRGRLEVMHGGSWGSVCDDDWDVVDANVVCRQLGCGLALPVPRPLAFGQGRGPIFLDNVECRGQEASLSECGSRGWGVHNCFHYEDVAVLCDEFLHTQPPTRKVLTSVAPATTLQNGKGEGSVRLVGGASPCQGRVEILHGGLWGTVCDDDWGLPDAAVVCRQLGCGTALAATTNAFFGYGTGHILLDNVHCEGGEPRLAACQSLGWGVHNCGHHEDAGALCAALGPPTFTAPPSLATKEDWAWRTEPAATGVGALPSRDTMRFTTAAWASGKKSGRLRLVGGPSPCRGRVEVLYAGGWGTVCDDDWDFADARVACREAGCGPALGATGLGHFGYGRGPVLLDNVGCTGTEARLSDCFHLGWGQHNCGHHEDAGALCAGPEELGLQVQQDGSETTRMPSPRPRDGHLRLASGSHRCEGRVELFLGQRWGTVCDDAWDLRAAIVLCRQLGCGQALAAPGEAHFGPGRGPILLDNVKCRGDESTLLLCSHIRWDVHNCDHSEDASVLCQPL, encoded by the exons ATGGGACCCTCTGAAGAGCCATCCACTGGCTGGACGCACaaaaaagcagagatagaaaTGGGTCCCCAGCCTGAGGAGTGGAGCCGGGGATGGAAGCCTGGGGAAGGGGGTGCAGCccctttgcccctccccccagcgCTGTCCTTGCTTCTTCTCTTCCCACTGG CCAGTGCCCTCCAGCCAACTCCACTGCCCTTTCCAG AACTGAGGTTGGTAGGCGGCCCAAGCCGCTGCCGAGGGCGCCTGGAGGTCATGCACGGCGGTTCCTGGGGCAGTGTTTGCGATGATGACTGGGATGTTGTGGATGCCAACGTGGTGTGTCGTCAGCTGGGCTGTGGCCTGGCACTGCCAGTGCCGCGGCCCCTGGCCTTTGGCCAAGGCCGAGGCCCCATTTTCCTGGATAACGTGGAGTGCCGGGGgcaggaagcttctctgagcGAGTGCGGCAGCAGGGGCTGGGGTGTCCACAACTGCTTCCACTATGAAGATGTGGCGGTCCTGTGTGATG aATTCTTGCACACACAGCCCCCAACAAGGAAGGTGCTGACTAGTGTAGCACCTGCTACAACCCTCCAAAACGGGAAAG GTGAGGGCAGCGTGCGCCTGGTGGGCGGCGCCAGCCCGTGTCAAGGCCGGGTGGAGATCCTGCACGGAGGCCTGTGGGGCACTGTCTGCGACGACGACTGGGGGTTGCCCGACGCTGCTGTTGTGTGCCGCCAACTCGGCTGTGGGACCGCCTTGGCCGCCACCACTAATGCCTTTTTCGGCTACGGCACCGGGCATATCTTGCTGGACAATGTTCACTGCGAAGGTGGCGAGCCCCGCCTGGCAGCCTGCCAGAGCCTCGGCTGGGGCGTACACAACTGCGGACACCACGAAGATGCTGGGGCGCTCTGTGCAG CTCTGGGACCTCCAACTTTCACTGCACCGCCTTCCTTGGCCACGAAAGAAGACTGGGCGTGGCGCACTGAGCCAGCAG CTACAGGAGTTGGTGCCCTGCCTTCCAGGGATACCATGCGGTTCACCACGGCTGCCTGGGCCTCGGGGAAGAAGA GCGGCAGGCTGCGGCTGGTAGGCGGCCCGAGCCCGTGCCGCGGCCGCGTGGAGGTGCTGTACGCCGGGGGTTGGGGCACCGTGTGCGATGATGACTGGGACTTCGCGGACGCGCGCGTGGCCTGCCGCGAGGCGGGGTGCGGGCCCGCGCTCGGAGCCACGGGCCTTGGTCATTTCGGCTATGGCCGAGGCCCCGTGCTGTTGGACAACGTAGGCTGCACCGGGACCGAGGCCCGCCTCAGCGACTGCTTCCACCTGGGCTGGGGACAGCACAACTGCGGCCATCACGAAGACGCCGGAGCCCTGTGCGCAG GCCCAGAGGAGCTGGGACTCCAAGTCCAGCAGGATGGTTCTGAGACCACCCGAATGCCCAGTCCTCGGCCCAGAGATG GGCACCTCCGCCTGGCTAGTGGAAGCCACCGATGTGAGGGGCGTGTAGAGCTCTTCCTAGGACAGCGGTGGGGCACTGTCTGCGATGACGCCTGGGACCTACGGGCAGCCATTGTCCTGTGCCGTCAGCTGGGATGTGGCCAGGCTCTGGCAGCCCCCGGCGAGGCCCACTTTGGCCCAGGCAGAGGCCCCATCCTCTTGGACAATGTCAAATGCCGAGGAGATGAGAGCACCTTGCTACTCTGCTCTCATATCCGCTGGGATGTCCACAACTGTGACCACAGCGAGGACGCCAGTGTCCTGTGCCAGCCATTGTGA